The DNA sequence GAAAACTGATGACCTTGTTCCGCCACGTCGCGCTCCTCGCTGCCTTCGCCATCCCTGCCACCGCCCTGGCTGACGCCTCGTTCTGGCCGGGCGAGCGACCTGCCGCGTCCGGACGCCCGGCCGCCGCCGAGCCGGCCGCCCCCGCGGCGTCCGCGGTGGAACCCCCGCCCGAGGCGGCCTCCGCGCCGCGCCAGCCGCCCGCGCTGATGCGCGAGCTGACCGCGCTGATCGAGTCGCGCCAGGTCAACGAGATGCGCACCACCTACAACGGCCCGTTCGCCGCGGCGCTGTTCTTCGAACCGGAGAACCTGAACTACTACGTCGCGCTGCTCAAGGGCCAGGACTTCTGGTGGATCGGCCGCACCACCGACGCGAAGGAAGCCGAGACGCTGTACACGCGCATGGCGGAGCAGACCGTCACGCTGGCCGCACCCGACCTGGAGAAGATGCAGCTGGACGCGCGCATCGCCGCCACGCGCCGCCAGCTGGAACAGGCGCGCCGCCGCCAGGGCGAGCTGGCCGAGCAGCTGCAGGCCCAGCGCCAGGTCATCCGCGAGGGCGTGGCCGCGCAGGCGCGCCTGCAGTCGGAGACCCGCCAGCTGGCCGAGGAACGCGCCCGCCTGCAGCAGCAGCTGCAGTCCATCAGCGCCACCATCGACGCGCTGGAAGCCGCGGCCAACAAGGTGCCCAACCTGGGCGCCGTGCCGGGAGCGTCCGAGCCCGCCGCCGAGCCGGCGCGCAGCCGCCAGCGCCCGGCGCGCCAGCCGTCGCGCTGAACGGCCACGCGCGCGGGCGCGGCAGCGTCAGATCACGCCGCGCTCGCGCAGCTGGGCGATCTGGGCCTCGGTGAGGCCCGCTTCCTTCAGCACCGCGTCGGTGTCCTCGCCCAGCACCGGCGCACGCCGGCGGATCCCGCCGGGCGTTTCGCTCAGCCGGGGCACGATGCCCGGCACCTCCACCGTCAGGCCGTCGTGGGTCCGGACCGGCAGGATCATGTCCCGCGCGCGGTA is a window from the Caldimonas thermodepolymerans genome containing:
- a CDS encoding DUF2968 domain-containing protein produces the protein MTLFRHVALLAAFAIPATALADASFWPGERPAASGRPAAAEPAAPAASAVEPPPEAASAPRQPPALMRELTALIESRQVNEMRTTYNGPFAAALFFEPENLNYYVALLKGQDFWWIGRTTDAKEAETLYTRMAEQTVTLAAPDLEKMQLDARIAATRRQLEQARRRQGELAEQLQAQRQVIREGVAAQARLQSETRQLAEERARLQQQLQSISATIDALEAAANKVPNLGAVPGASEPAAEPARSRQRPARQPSR